In one window of Arctopsyche grandis isolate Sample6627 chromosome 6, ASM5162203v2, whole genome shotgun sequence DNA:
- the LOC143912735 gene encoding TP53-regulated inhibitor of apoptosis 1-like isoform X1 — translation MNSIGAECTDLKRQYDECFNSWFSEQFLKGKTDDSACANIFKHYQVCVKNAMKEQNIEFKDIEKDILGSDEECKIPPKMEKPS, via the exons ATGAACAGCATCGGTGCTGAATGTACAGACCTGAAACGGCAATACGACGAATGCTTCAACTCCTGGTTCTCCGAACAATTCCTCAAAGGGAAAACAGACGATTCAGCTTGCGCCAACATTTTCAAACACTACCAGGTTTGCGTCAAG AACGCCATGAAAGAGCAAAACATCGAGTTCAAGGACATCGAAAAGGATATTTTGGGATCGGATGAGGAATGCAAAATTCCGCCAAAAATGGAAAAGCCCAGCTGA
- the LOC143912735 gene encoding uncharacterized protein LOC143912735 isoform X2, which yields MNSIGAECTDLKRQYDECFNSWFSEQFLKGKTDDSACANIFKHYQNAMKEQNIEFKDIEKDILGSDEECKIPPKMEKPS from the exons ATGAACAGCATCGGTGCTGAATGTACAGACCTGAAACGGCAATACGACGAATGCTTCAACTCCTGGTTCTCCGAACAATTCCTCAAAGGGAAAACAGACGATTCAGCTTGCGCCAACATTTTCAAACACTACCAG AACGCCATGAAAGAGCAAAACATCGAGTTCAAGGACATCGAAAAGGATATTTTGGGATCGGATGAGGAATGCAAAATTCCGCCAAAAATGGAAAAGCCCAGCTGA
- the LOC143913854 gene encoding DNA (cytosine-5)-methyltransferase 1-like: MPVSRFKTPENPRDSIKSPKSATLRSSKKSTIENQNPNSQIFTSKSSKSSRHDVSSQPTLTDMFSKKRPRDEDDVLVSSERNVKPKLDEDVEQAKHENKLDDQNANEKISVVKTVTEDSSIDINGNGKIKDLDSTDKKNSVISTDTQIERCHLCDRNLNDPELKFFYGHPQNAVEEYIALTDENLVLASGDEGDIMDRPHVSITGYSIYDKEGHLCPIDGGLIETDVRLYLSGYLKSICSDSPDIDSDSVPVKEVGPIIEWGIHGFDGGKNNCIIISTEFGEYNLLKPSTEYSCLMDDLYEKISISKVTVEYLEEYHYLLPEYEDLLLVIKESTIPELDNKMITEEMLHKHAKFICDQVVSLEVHEEGEDPLITLPCMRELVKLFGIKFGKNHVKTKIKYDKKPARHTWTKATTTPLVRKTFEMFFSNQLDKLSEKNLVLRRKRCGICDHCQKPDCGQCSSCRAMGKFGGAGKTKKACIYRNCPNMAVEQAEESDPENEDELDIANPTTSDFPEDKVPVKLTGAGVKSIMWLGDSIKSEGIKTFYNAVKIDNLDVKVGDFVMVDTISPTIPHLVTRVVCMWKETMTPKAGYFHGQVFMRSSDTVLGEVSDPREIFLQDVCCNGAPLSSILRHAQVERRDIPKNWFNLGGEDLAEEILEDNGKTYFYQKYYDKIYARFEDLPEDPPCPNPARLHRYCPSCERQNKKYSNNVPKVIEKLEKPAEPSDFNRYEWGAVKWKGFDYRKGGAVFLQADTFKLKSQYASDIDKTNKVDETVYTEHYRKTDITLRGSNVDTVEPYRVGYISAVLARGDSPIVSPQDIFLKVNIMYRPENTLKPDPYRDDLNLVYWSDDQKEIAFSNVVGPCTLMYADNIPKNISHSEWSSVDFSRFYFKEAYNKNTKTFHKVSEYASKVGFVESKPVKAKGKGKGKSSKTDGSTHEIRRTPLRMLDVFAGCGGLSEGLHQSGAAVSHWAIEQLTTAARAYQQNNTSCTVFADDCNKLLRSVLDGETHNASGQRLPSRGEVELLCGGPPCQGFSGMNRFNSREYSNFKNSLVASFLSYCDYYRPKYFIFENVRNFVAFKKGMVLKLTLRCLLQIGYQCTFGIVQAGDYGVPQTRRRLIIFASAPGYKLPEYPVPTHVFTRRACTLSVAIDGKRYNSNLILYNSAPKRTCTIRDAMSDLPEISNGTTKMEIDYGSEPQSDFQRSVRNKDPSVKLRDHICKNMAPLIQARMCRIPTTPGSDWRDLPNIAVTLSDGTKSKVLQYWYHDVKNGKGPGGTLRGVCACASGKTCNPLDKQDNTLIPWCLPHTGNRHNHWGGLYGRISWDGYFSTTVTDPEPMGKQGRILHPEQHRVVSVRECARSQGFPDSYIFVGNIPDKHRQIGNAVPPPLGAALGRVIKKALSISNKTT, encoded by the exons ATGCCGGTCAGTCGTTTTAAAACGCCAGAAAATCCACGCGATAGCATCAAATCTCCGAAATCTGCGACGTTGCGGTCTTCCAAAAAATCAACAATAGAAAATCAAAATCCCAATAGTCAAATTTTCACCAG tAAATCATCGAAAAGTAGCCGACATGATGTTTCATCGCAGCCGACTCTTACTGATATGTTTAGTAAAAAAAGACCACGAGATGAGGATGATGTACTTGTTTCGTCTGAG CGCAATGTTAAGCCAAAATTAGATGAAGATGTAGAACAAGCGaaacatgaaaataaattagACGATCAGAATGCCAACGAAAAGATATCAGTTGTTAAAACTGTTACAGAAGATTCTAGCATTGATATAAATGGAAATGGGAAGATCAAAGATTTAGATTCGACCGACAAAAAAAATTCTGTTATATCAACTGATACTCAAATAGAACGTTGTCATTTGTGCGATAGAAACTTAAATGATCCAgaattaaagtttttttatgGCCATCCCCAAAATGCTGTAGAAGAATATATCGCTTTAACTGACGAAAATCTTGTTCTAGCTTCAG GTGATGAAGGGGATATTATGGATAGGCCACATGTTAGTATTACAGGCTACTCAATATATGACAAAGAGGGTCACCTTTGTCCGATCGATGGAGGTCTTATAGAAACAGATGTTCGCCTTTACTTATCCGGGTATCTGAAATCTATTTGCTCCGACTCGCCAGACATTGATTCAGATAGTGTACCTGTTAAAGAAGTTGGTCCAATTATTGAATG GGGTATACACGGTTTTGATGGCGGAAAAAATAATTGCATCATTATTTCAACTGAATTTGGAGAGTACAATCTTCTCAAGCCGAGTACTGAATATTCTTGTTTGATGGatgatttatatgaaaaaattagcaTAAGTAAGGTTACGGTGGAGTATTTAGAAGAATATCATTACTTGTTACCGGAATACGAAGATTTATTGTTAGTAATAAAGGAAAGTACTATTCCTGAGTTGGATAATAAAATGATAACTGAAGAAATGCTACACAAACATGCCAAGTTCATTTGTGATCAAGTTGTAAGTCTTGAAGTTCATGAAGAAGGAGAAGATCCGCTCATTACTCTTCCATGTATGAGAgaattagtaaaactttttggtattaaatttggtaaaaatcatgtaaaaactaaaataaaatacgacaaAAAGCCTGCACGACATACTTGGACTAAAGCAACCACCACACCACTAGTAaggaaaacatttgaaatgtttttttccaATCAATTAGACAAATTGAGTGAGAAGAATTTGGTGTTAAGACGAAAACGGTGTGGCATATGTGACCATTGTCAAAAGCCCGATTGTGGACAGTGTAGCTCTTGCAGAGCTATGGGTAAATTTGGGGGTGCCGGAAAAACCAAGAAAGCCTGCATTTATAGAAATTGTCCAAACATGGCAGTCGAACAAGCTGAAGAATCAGATCCTGAAAACGAGGATGAGTTGGATATTGCAAATCCAACGACAAGTGATTTTCCTGAAGATAAAGTGCCTGTAAAATTAACAGGTGCTGGGGTGAAAAGTATAATGTGGCTCGGCGATAGCATTAAATCTGAAGGTATAAAAACGTTTTATAACGCTGTTAAAATTGACAATTTAGATGTTAAAGTTGGTGACTTTGTAATGGTCGACACTATCTCTCCAACTATTCCTCATTTGGTAACCAGAGTTGTATGCATGTGGAAGGAAACTATGACACCTAAAGCTGGCTATTTTCATGGTCAAGTTTTTATGCGATCAAGTGACACAGTTTTGGGAGAAGTTAGTGACCCTAGAGAGATATTTTTGCAAGATGTCTGTTGCAATGGAGCCCCCTTATCATCTATATTAAGACATGCTCAAGTCGAAAGACGAGACATTCCAAAGAATTGGTTCAATTTAGGAGGAGAGGATTTAGCTGAAGAAATACTAGAAGATAAtggtaaaacatatttttaccaaaaatattatgataaaatatatgcCCGTTTTGAAGATTTACCAGAAGACCCACCTTGTCCTAACCCAGCTAGACTACACCGATATTGTCCTTCTTGtgaaagacaaaataaaaagtattcaaataatgtTCCGAAAGTCATTGAGAAGCTAGAGAAACCAGCCGAACCAAGTGATTTCAATAGATATGAATGGGGAGCTGTTAAATGGAAAGGTTTTGACTATCGTAAAGGTGGAGCTGTATTTTTGCAAGCAGACACATTTAAACTCAAGAGCCAGTATGCATCTGACAttgataaaacaaataaagtcGATGAAACCGTGTATACGGAACATTATCGCAAAACTGACATTACCTTACGTGGCTCAAATGTCGATACTGTAGAACCTTACCGTGTTGGTTACATTAGTGCAGTACTGGCTAGAGGAGATAGTCCTATAGTTTCGCcccaagatatatttttaaaagtgaaCATCATGTACAGACCTGAAAATACTCTAAAACCAGATCCTTACCGAGATGACCTGAATTTAGTTTATTGGTCGGATGATCAAAAAGAAATAGCATTCTCTAATGTTGTTGGACCGTGTACTCTAATGTATGCTGATAATATACCAAAAAATATAAGCCATTCTGAATGGTCATCTGTAGATTTCtctagattttattttaaagaagcctacaataaaaatactaaaacatTCCATAAAGTGTCTGAATATGCATCTAAAGTGGGTTTCGTTGAATCGAAGCCTGTAAAGGCCAAAGGAAAGGGCAAAGGGAAAAGTAGCAAAACTGATGGTAGCACACATGAAATTAGAAGGACACCTTTACGAATGCTGGACGTGTTCGCAGGCTGCGGAGGTCTGTCTGAAGGCTTACACCAATCCGGTGCCGCAGTTTCGCATTGGGCTATCGAACAACTCACTACAGCTGCTAGGGCATATCAACAAAACAACACATCATGCACTGTTTTCGCCGACGATTGTAACAAGTTGCTAAGGAGTGTTCTTGATGGTGAAACGCACAATGCATCTGGTCAGCGACTGCCTTCACGTGGTGAAGTTGAACTTCTTTGTGGTGGACCTCCTTGTCAGGGATTCTCCGgcatgaaccgtttcaactcGCGTGAATATTCCAACTTTAAAAATTCACTTGTTGCATCATTCCTATCATACTGTGATTATTATCGAccgaaatatttcatatttgagAATGTGAGGAACTTTGTTGCATTCAAGAAGGGcatggtattgaaattaacccTTAGATGTTTGCTTCAAATAGGATACCAATGCACTTTTGGCATTGTTCAAGCTGGAGATTATGGAGTTCCACAAACGCGTAGGCGTCTTATTATTTTCGCTTCCGCTCCGGGATATAAATTGCCAGAATATCCTGTTCCTACCCACGTATTCACCCGGAGAGCGTGTACTCTCAGTGTCGCAATCGATGGAAAGCGCTACAATTCAAACTTGATACTTTACAATTCCGCCCCAAAAAGGACTTGTACAATTAGGGATGCCATGAGCGATTTACCCGAAATTTCTAATGGTACAACCAAAATGGAAATAGACTACGGTTCAGAACCGCAAAGTGACTTCCAAAGGAGCGTAAGAAACAAAGACCCATCTGTTAAATTACGCGatcatatttgtaaaaatatggcACCTTTAATCCAAGCCAGAATGTGCAGAATTCCTACAACTCCAGGATCGGATTGGAGAGATCTGCCAAATATAGCCGTTACATTATCGGATGGAACAAAATCTAAG GTACTCCAATACTGGTATCATGATGTGAAAAATGGAAAAGGTCCAGGTGGCACATTGAGAGGTGTTTGTGCATGTGCAAGTGGAAAAACTTGCAATCCATTGGACAAGCAAGATAACACACTGATTCCATGGTGCCTACCGCATACTGGCAATCGACATAATCATTGGGGTGGTCTCTATG GTCGTATCTCTTGGGATGGATATTTTAGCACCACAGTTACAGACCCAGAGCCTATGGGTAAACAAGGTCGGATTTTACACCCTGAACAACACAGAGTGGTTTCTGTGAGAGAGTGTGCTCGCTCCCAAGGCTTCCCCGATTCGTACATATTTGTTGGAAACATTCCAGATAAGCACAGACAG ATTGGTAATGCTGTGCCACCACCTTTAGGAGCTGCTTTAGGACGAGTGATTAAAAAGGCATTgtctatttcaaataaaacaacttga
- the LOC143913855 gene encoding ESF1 homolog, translated as MENILKDTRFTKLVNDPRYRQIPKTERKVKIDKRFQSMFDNEKFKVKYTVDKRGKPVNQTSSENLKKYYDLSSDESASDSDDSEDNSEKLDIQNDENETTGKFIRPPKEDLDDEGSASDVGEIKNDKLDRGDLSKDVRKKLRDLDTDYARGEGLLLTDSSSDEDASEIDEEDELEHAWGELDANAETCEDATNRLAVCNMDWDNIAAADLFVLFNSFLPPGGLIRSVTIYPSEFGLKRMEEEEIRGPIELTKSKIKTDDESESDKDENEEGSKYHMEKLRQYQLNRLKYYYAVVIFDSALTANKVYSDCDGTEYESSATKLDLRFIPDDVTFDQEIHQECTEAPEVSRYKPRLFTTTALQQAKVELTWDAANPHRVEFLKDAADGEINDEDLKNYLACSSEEDNALASEEEEYEKVEENVDNTKSDPISKYKALLQEIGETEKKKKNRDVEMEITWGLGLKEKTQELVKKKLNKGDKMTPFEEMVEKQKEKKKAKKLERKKKNLELEKKDDSDAYSSDIPSDIDMNDPYFAEEFDTEEFKRKKNKKKSIKNKDIIERDEGEEQKRAELELLLDDDDSKAHFSLKKIQEAENETKTKKRRQKHKAKETNQNTVIPEFEVNVNDDRFSALFTSHHYNIDPTDPNFKKTKAMDTLIQEKLKRRPVESAVEDEIAHKKPKKDPAMTVLVNSLKRKSKNINNK; from the exons atggagaACATATTGAAAGATACCCGGTTTACCAAGCTCGTGAATGATCCCCGATACCGTCAAATACCGAAGACGGAACGCAAAGTTAAGATTGATAAACGCTTTCAGTCTATGTTTGATAATGAGAAATTCAAAGTCAAGTATACTGTTGACAAACGTGGAAAACCTGTAAATCAAACATCATCCGAAAAcctgaaaaaatattatgatttatCTTCCGATGAGTCAGCCAGTGACTCGGATGATTCAGAAGATAACAGTGAAAAGTTAGATATTCAAAACGATGAAAATGAAACAACTGGAAAATTCATACGCCCTCCAAAAGAAGACTTAGATGATGAGGGATCTGCTTCGGACGTGGGTGAAATTAAAAACGATAAATTAGACCgtggtgatttgtcaaaggatGTTCGGAAAAAGTTAAGAGATCTTGACACCGACTATGCAAGAGGAGAAG GTTTATTACTCACCGATAGTTCATCTGACGAAGACGCATCAGAAATCGACGAGGAGGATGAATTAGAGCACGCCTGGGGCGAACTTGATGCAAATGCTGAAACATGTGAAGATGCTACCAATAG ATTGGCAGTTTGTAATATGGATTGGGATAATATTGCAGCAGCCGacttatttgttttgtttaattCTTTTTTACCACCCGGAGGACTTATTAGGAGTGTCAct ATCTATCCATCCGAATTTGGATTGAAACGAAtggaagaagaagaaataagaggCCCTATTGAACttacaaaatctaaaataaaaacagatgATGAATCAGAGTCTGATAAAGATGAAAATGAAGAag gtTCTAAATATCATATGGAAAAATTAAGGCAATACCAATTAAACAGACTAAAATATTACTATGCAGTCGTAATATTTGATTCCGCTTTGACTGCTAATAAAGTTTATTCTGATTGCGATGGAACGGAATATGAAAGTAGTGCTACTAAACTAGATTTAAGATTTATTCCCGATGATGTTACTTTTGATCAG GAAATACATCAAGAATGTACTGAAGCACCTGAAGTGAGTCGCTATAAACCAAGGTTATTTACAACAACTGCTTTGCAACAAGCTAAAGTTGAATTGACTTGGGATGCAGCAAATCCACACCGTGTCGAGTTTTTAAAAGACGCAGCTGATGGAGAAATAAATGATGAAGATCTGAAAAATTATTTAGCTTGTTCATCTGAAGAAG ATAATGCTCTTGCATCCGAAGAAGAGGAATACGAAAAAGTAGAAGAAAATGTCGACAATACAAAATCGGATCCTATTTCTAAATATAAAGCTCTTTTACAAGAGATTGGGGAAACTgagaagaaaaagaaaaatcgcgATGTTGAAATGGAAATTACTTGGGGACTAGGTCTCAAAGAAAAAACACAGGAATtagtaaaaaagaaattaaataaag GTGATAAAATGACACCCTTCGAAGAGATGGTAGAAaagcaaaaagaaaagaaaaaagccAAGAAATtggaaagaaaaaagaaaaatttggaGTTGGAAAAGAAAGATGACTCCGATGCATATAGCTCAGATATCCCATCGGATATTGATATGAATGATCCCTATTTTGCAGAAGAATTTGATACTGAAGAATTTAAgcgaaagaaaaacaaaaaaaaatctatcaaaaATAAAGACATTATTGAACGAGATGAAGGAGAGGAGCAAAAACGTGCTGAATTAGAATTGCTTTTGGATGACGATGATAGCAAAGCTCACTTcagtttgaaaaaaatccaagaggctgaaaatgaaacaaaaaccaAGAAAAGGAGGCAAAAACACAAAGCTAAAGaaacaaatcaaaatacagTTATTCCTGAGTTTGAAGTCAACGTGAATGATGACAGATTTTCAGCTTTATTTACATCGCATCACTATAATATTGATCCCACTGATCCTAACTTTAAAAAGACGAAGGCTATGGACACATTAATTCAAGAAAAATTAAAACGCAGACCGGTCGAAAGCGCAGTTGAAGATGAAATTGCCCACAAAAAACCTAAAAAAGACCCAGCAATGACCGTACTAGTTAATAGTTTAAAGcgaaaatcaaagaatataaataataaatga
- the SerRS-m gene encoding seryl-tRNA synthetase, mitochondrial, whose translation MLIVQTKIMKNFTNMFKMYNKFTRLYSTFPKHFPEFNFDYLCNENNFEHIKNNIEMRKGVGDIAKVCQLYNDLLNKSIDSTRDKLTNDLNEEAKKIPNETHPDVRKYGTEPKIVKFINEAPTYTDKTYKPFEFSQITRKLHILRTDNLGNFTGHRSYFLIDSLAELEEALLKYSIGNLVKKGFSLVSVPDILPKYLIESCGMIVAGDRPQIYSLDEFHHGPELCLSGTAEMSLAGLLINTTHKAETLPLKMAAVSRCYRAEASSTSEEKGIYRVHQFTKVEMFGVCSPNDSDALLEEFRQIEEESFTELGLHMRVLDMPPYELGAPAYRKYDIEAWMPGRNMFGEISSCSNCTDFQARRLHIKYIPRNQSASEFAHTLNGTACAVPRMLIALLETHQKPNGTILIPEVLRKYMNDETYIKRRKAVPDLKTVKLV comes from the exons ATGCTCATAGTACAAACAAAAATCATGAAAAATTTCACCAATATGTTCAAAATGTATAACAAATTCACTAGACTATATTCAACTTTTCCAAAACATTTTCCGGAATTTAATTTTGACTATTTATGCAATgaaaacaattttgaacatataaaaaataatattgaaatgcgAAAAGGGGTTGGTGATATTGCAAAAGTGTGTCAGTTGTATAATGATTTGTTAAACAAGAGTATTGATAGTACAAGAGATAAACTAACAAACGACTTGAACGAAGAAGCCAAGAAGATTCCCAATGAAACTCACCCAGATGTTCGAAAATATGGTACGGAAccgaaaattgtaaaattcatTAACGAAGCACCCACATATACAGATAAAACATATAAGCCTTTTGAGTTTTCCCAAATTACAAGAAAGCTACATATACTGCGTACGGATAATCTTGGAAATTTCACTGGTCATCgcagttattttttaattgatagtCTAGCTGAATTAGAAGAGGCGTTATTAAAATACTCCATTGGTAATTTGGTTAAAAAAGGATTTAGCCTTGTATCGGTTCCCGATATTTTACcgaaatatttgattgaaaGTTGCGGAATGATTGTTGCAGGGGATAGACCTcag atATATTCATTGGATGAATTTCATCATGGGCCAGAGTTATGTTTGTCTGGTACAGCTGAAATGTCTTTGGCTGGTTTGCTTATCAATACAACACACAAAGCTGAAACATTACCTTTAAAAATGGCTGCGGTTAGTAGATGTTACAGAGCAGAAGCTTCAAGTACATCAGAAGAAAAGGGTATTTATAG aGTTCATCAATTCACAAAGGTCGAGATGTTTGGCGTTTGCAGTCCAAATGATTCTGATGCTTTATTGGAAGAGTTTAGACAGATAGAAGAAGAGAGCTTTACTGAATTGGGTCTACACATGAGAGTACTGGATATGCCACCGTACGAATTAGGGGCTCCTGCTTATAG aaaatatGATATTGAAGCTTGGATGCCGGGCAGGAATATGTTTGGTGAAATATCTAGTTGCAGTAATTGTACCGATTTCCAGGCGAGacgtttacatataaaatatattcctcGCAATCAGTCAGCATCTGAATTCGCTCACACATTGAATGGTACTGCATGTGCGGTACCTAGAATGTTAATAGCTCTGTTGGAAACTCACCAAAAGCCTAATGGTACAATATTGATACCGGAAGTTCTCAGAAAATATATGAATGATGAGACTTACATTAAAAGAAGAAAAGCGGTACCAGATTTAAAAACCGTTAAATTAGTTTAA
- the spt4 gene encoding transcription elongation factor subunit spt4 encodes MSVETVPKDLRGLRACLVCSLIKTLDQFEYDGCDNCEEFLRMKNNKDNVYDCTSNNFDGMIAVMSPEDSWVCKWQRITRFTKGVYAISVSGRLPAGIIRDMKSRGIAYRPRDTSQR; translated from the exons ATGTCGGTGGAAACAGTACCCAAGGACCTACGAGGCCTCAGAGCATGCCTTGTTTGTTCATTAATTAAG ACTTTAGACCAATTTGAATATGACGGATGCGACAACTGTGAAGAGTTTTtaagaatgaaaaataataaggaCAATGTTTATGACTGTACGAGTAATAATTTTGATGG AATGATAGCTGTCATGAGCCCTGAAGATAGTTGGGTTTGCAAGTGGCAAAGAATAA ccCGATTTACTAAAGGTGTGTATGCGATATCTGTGTCGGGTCGATTGCCAGCCGGAATAATCAGAGATATGAAGAGTAGAGGCATTGCTTATAGACCCCGTGACACAAGTCAACGATAA